The Littorina saxatilis isolate snail1 linkage group LG15, US_GU_Lsax_2.0, whole genome shotgun sequence genome contains a region encoding:
- the LOC138948057 gene encoding uncharacterized protein produces MSFLSGSGSQSSAERNVQHDADFSTTGSGRAGDSYTSEERVVKESKTRSVPTYVDMPPRLDQRSALFTPHSLDPVTVRWDYATPHAITPEHKLQQLDQEMRRLAGEMSHLWGQSTGSSLTSHANPLLSQSSVPYRQPALSLNQMYRDGDMNRMMNQVCRDGDQNRMMSQMDRETEMNRLWNQAARYRDSGYSSQLRDQAFSSLPGFEPPSGFVKLSPPGSRSLLPRMDALWEADAHPESWRRKENFHIDNPVIKSCDGQSQFRLEFDMRQFRPDEIEVTTDNRLLTVQAKHEDTDSGKQVRREYFRQCTIPEGVELRNVISQLNQSGILSVQAPLPAGTEEKVRNIHIKAK; encoded by the coding sequence ATGTCCTTCCTCTCGGGATCAGGCAGTCAGAGCTCGGCTGAGCGTAACGTCCAGCATGATGCGGACTTCTCCACAACAGGATCTGGTCGGGCCGGAGACAGCTACACCTCCGAAGAGCGTGTGGTCAAGGAAAGCAAAACGAGATCGGTGCCGACATACGTGGACATGCCTCCCAGGCTTGACCAGCGGTCTGCGCTATTCACCCCGCACTCCCTGGACCCTGTGACGGTGCGGTGGGACTATGCCACCCCCCACGCCATCACCCCCGAACACAAGCTGCAGCAGCTGGACCAGGAGATGCGACGTCTGGCCGGGGAGATGAGTCACCTGTGGGGTCAGTCAACCGGCTCCAGCCTTACGTCCCACGCCAACCCGCTGCTCAGCCAGTCCTCTGTCCCGTACCGCCAGCCCGCGTTAAGCTTAAACCAGATGTACCGCGACGGGGACATGAACCGGATGATGAACCAGGTGTGCCGTGACGGAGACCAGAACCGAATGATGAGCCAGATGGATCGCGAGACGGAGATGAACCGCCTGTGGAACCAAGCAGCTCGGTATAGGGACTCTGGCTACTCTAGTCAACTCCGCGACCAGGCTTTCTCCTCCCTCCCTGGCTTCGAGCCGCCCAGCGGCTTTGTCAAGCTGAGCCCCCCTGGGTCCCGGAGCCTGCTGCCCCGGATGGACGCCCTGTGGGAAGCTGACGCACACCCGGAGAGCTGGCGGAGAAAGGAGAACTTCCACATCGACAACCCGGTCATCAAGAGCTGCGACGGGCAGAGCCAGTTCCGCCTGGAGTTCGACATGCGTCAGTTCCGACCGGACGAGATCGAGGTGACCACCGACAACCGACTGCTGACCGTGCAGGCCAAACACGAGGACACTGACAGCGGGAAGCAAGTCCGACGCGAGTATTTTCGCCAGTGCACCATCCCCGAGGGCGTGGAGCTACGGAATGTTATCTCCCAGCTGAACCAGTCGGGGATCCTGTCGGTTCAAGCCCCTCTCCCGGCCGGCACAGAGGAGAAGGTTAGAAACATCCATATCAAGGCCAAGTAA